TTAGCGATTTTAAGCTCATCGGTTTGGGCCTGGCGTTGCTGCTGGGTGGCCTCTAAGCGATCGCTGAGACACCGCTCAAACACCTCGCCCGTCCCCACCTCCACGCCTTCAGCCAGCATCTGATAGACCTGCTCCTTAGAGCGGATCTTGCCTTTTAAGGTCATTTCTACGATCTGGTCAAGCAATTGGTTATAACTGTTGATGAGAGAAGGATTACGATCGGGCATACTGGAACAAACTTCCTACTAATTAGGGTTATGCATCCTCAAGAGCACGATGATCTGGATCAACCATCCCTGCCAGATAGGTCTCCTGATTCCTCTCCAACGGGGGTATGGCGCTGGTTGACTCACCTGCCCAGACATGGGCAGATTGCCACCCTATCCATCACAGCGCTACTCGCTCTAGCAATTTTGAGTGCTGCACTCAATTTACTAGTCCTTTCCTTTAGGCTAGCTTTTCTGGCCGGGGTTGTTTACCTGATCTACAGAATTTTATTCCTGACCCGCTGGCAGTGGTTTATGAATCTGCCGAAACACGGGCAGATCATGACCCTCTCGATTACCACGCTGCTCTCTCTGGCCGTTTTGAGTATCGTGCTCGATTTGCTGATTCTTGCCGTCAGGCTGGCTTTTCTGGCTGGGATAATCTACCTCATCTACAGACTTTTATTCCTGACTCGCTTCCGCAGTCGTTGAGCTGTGAAGATTAGACCCCTCGCACTACTCGGCAAGATTTGTCCGACAGCCAGAGTTTACCCAAGGGACTAAGGAACTTCTGAAGACAGCGGTGAAGTCTGATCCAGATAAGTGTGAGGGATGAAGTTCTATGCTATTTCTGGCTCAAGGGATTCCAGCAATCCCTGATCTGACCCACCCCCAGGAGTTAATCCAGTTCGGCCAGCAAGTGCTGCAACTGAATCAATGGTTGCTGCTGCTGGTAGTTGGGGTTGGCCTTGTTCTGGCAGCGTTAAATTTCTCCTATAGGCCCGATCGCCCAGTTGGCTGGGAAGAGGACCTGCGCCACTACAAACAACTTCTGCGAGGAATGGTGCAGGGGTTGCTAGTGGTGCTGATCTTGATCGGGGGATTTTTCCTCTGTACGACGCTGGCCAATCGGTATCACCATTGGGAGCAGAGCAAAATTACTCAGGTGGCCGGGACTGTCGCTGGGGAACGGGTGGAACAGCCTGCGCCTCTGGTCCGCTACACCATTGAAGAACCCTATACCACAGTCACCTATGTGGATGGCAGGAAAACAGAAGTCGAGAAAAAGCGGAAGGTCGATCGCTTCCTGTCTCCCAGTTCATCCCAGGCAGAGGTGAAGTTGACCCAGACCGTGGACCCAGCCACAACTCGGCTGATTTACCAATCCACGTTCAGTGGCACTTACCAAATCACCAACACCCTGGATGTAACCCAGGACTTTATTTTTGAGGCAGCTCCCCCGGGGGGCTATACCCTGTTGCAGGATTATCGGGTGGAGCAGGATAGCAAACCCCTGGAACCCCAAAATCAGGGAGAGTACAACTTTCCCCTGCAGCTCGCCCCCGGAGAATCCACCCAGATTCGGATCACTTACAAAGCCCAGGGGGCTCCCCGCTGGGTTTATACCGCCAATGGCCGAATTCTCTCCAAGTTTCGTTTAACTGTGCTAGCCGACTTCCCCAATGCTGATTTTGCCAGTGGTATTGTCCCAACGGAGACGCGCCTGGAAGGACGGGGAACCCGGTTTACCTGGACTTTTGCCGAGAATGTCTCAGTGCAAAATCCTTTCGGCGTCTTTACTGCCACCCAACGATTCCGCAACACCGGTGTATTACCCCGCTTGCTCCTGCTGGCCCCTGGTATTTTCCTCTGGTGGTTGTTGTTGCTGTACCTGTCGGGACCGATGCGCCTGCAGGATGTGGCGATCGCAGCCGGGGCATTTTTTGCCTCTCTCCTGAGCCTGACCTATGCCAGCCGTTTCATCGATGCCCGATTGGCCTGGGGATTGCTGCTGCCCCTGCTCCTGTTCTTTGGTTGGGGCTTGGGACGCCAGCGACAGGCCCGCTGGGGCACAACGATCGTGACCCTGAGTGGGGCCATCCTGCCTGTAGGAGGATTCCTGGTGCCCTATACGGGGTTGACCTTGGGGCTGGCCGGGTTGCTGTCGATCGCCTGGCTGCTGCTGGGCTATTTTGGGGGTCGATCTCAGCCCTCGACTTGAACCCTACTGGCGGATTTTCTGCAGGAGATCGTAGAAGGGCTGCCAGTTGTCTTCCTGGGCGATTGCCTCCCAGACTGCTTCAATCTCCGGTCGCAGAAGCACCAGAGATGGATTGTAGCGTTTCAGCCGATCGGCCACCTGGGGCATCTCTTCTGGGGGCAGGCTCAGCAATGCCTGACGATACTGCTTGCGCCATTGCTCCAGAAATTCAATTTGCTCCGGGGTATTGACGCAAACAGCACGGCTGGGCATGCTGTTGGGATCTTCTCGCCAGGCGGGAGAAAACTGCTGGGTCAGCTCCGAAAAGAAAGTGGGATAACTGGCCTGGGTGTCATTCAGAAATTTCAGGGTCAGGGTTAACAGGGGCTTGGCCTGGCCTGGGGGCAGACGATCGAAGCCTAATTTATACAGTATCTGCTGATGATATGCAGCCTGATAATGGTCATGAAACTGAGCCAGACCCCTTTCCATATCCGCAGGGGCAATCACAGTAGACAGGGCCATCTGCAACATTTCCAGGTTCCAGTAACAGATTGACGGTTGGTTTCCATAACTGTAGCGACCAAAGTAATCGAAGTAAGCGGCTGTGAATTGGGGATTGAACTGATTCATGAAGGCATAGGGACCATAGTCAAAGCTTTCCCCAGTGATGGACATGTTATCCGTATTCAAAACGGCATGACAGAAACCAGCCGCCATCCACTGAGCTACCAGTTCTGCTGTCCGCTGCACCAGTTCTGCATAAAACAGTGGGTACCGATCGGGATTGGTTTGGAGATGGGGATAATACTGTTCAATCACATGATTCAAGAGGGGCCGCATCAGGTCGGCTCGATTCAGATAGTGGAGACGCTCAAAAGTACCGAAGCGGAGGTGGGAGCGGCTGAAACGAATCATCACGGACGATCGGGTGGGGGAGGGTTCATCGCCTCGCCAAAGGGCCTGACCCGTTTCGATCAGACTGAGACAGCGAGAAGTGCGAACCCCCATCCGGTGCAACGCCTCTGCCGCCAACACCTCCCGCACCCCCCCTTTGAGGGTGAGGCGACCATCTCCACCCCTGGAGTAAGGAGTGGTCCCAGAACCTTTGGTCCCAAAATCATACAATTCCCCATTCCTGCCCCGAACCTGACCGTAGAGAAACCCCCGGCCATCCCCCAGGTAGGGATTATATTCACCAAACTGATATCCGTGATAACGCAAGGCCAGACAGGGCTGATTACCCTGAAATCGCCCAAAGGCATCAATGAAATGGGTATCCGAAACCTCTGACGGACTTAACCCCAGTTCTGGGAGCAGATCATCGTTGCGAAATCGTAGCAGGTGCTGGGGAAATTCGGCAGCAGTGACCCGATCGTAGTAATCGGCCCCCAGATTTTCCAGAACCGGTTCGTAATTGAGCTGAAAAAAAGGATTGGTGGTATCAGTTTGGGTAGAAACAGGGAAAACCATGCGGTATCTCGACAGGAACTTTTCCTATGCTAGTGGATTGTTACGATTAGATTACAGAACTCAGAAAGGGAAAGGAGTATGGGGTTTTACTCAGAGCTATTGTTTCCCCGGTTAATGGATTGGGTCATGGCCGGTTCCGGTTTAGGGAAATATCGTCAGATGTTGTTGGCAGAGGTGGGGGGAGAGGTGCTGGAAATCGGCTTTGGGACGGGCTTAAATCTGCCCTATTATTCCGATCAAGTCCAGCGGATTGTGACGATCGACCCCAACCCTGGGATGAAGGCTCTGGCCCAGAAGCGAATCCAGGCAACTGCCATTCCGGTTGAGAGTCAGATACGGAGTGGGGAGAATTTACCCCTGGCGGACAATCGCTTTGATTGCGTCGTCAGCACCTGGACCCTCTGCAGTATTCCCAACGTAGAGCAGGCCCTGCAGGAAATCCAGCGGGTGCTCAAACCGGAGGGACAGTTTTTTTTCATTGAGCATGGTCTCAGCCAGGATCCAGCGCTACAGGTGTGGCAGAATCGCCTGACCCCCCTCCAGAAAGTTATAGGAGACGGCTGCCACCTGAATCGCAACATTCGCAGGCTGGTGGAAAGCCATTTGGAACTGGTCTGCCTGGAAGAGTTTTACGCCGACAATCTGCCTAAAGTCTCAGGCTATATGTACATGGGAGTGGCCAGGAAAACACCCTGACAACAGTAATTTCTGCGGGGAACTATAATCCACAATATTAAGAAAAGCTAGTAATCCCTGCGCCATCCAAAAATTAGCTCAATATGGAGATTAAGGTTTTCAGCAGGTTAAGGTCCTATGCCCAACCACCCGCTGTTTTTGCCGATTCATGAGCAGCGTCAAGCGGCCCCTCTTCGCGATCAAATTCAGATTGCCCTGGCGATCGCGGAGCCTACCGTCCTCAAGTCTCTGCTGATGAATTGTGTCCCGGCGATTATGCCATCCCACCTCGTGGGTGCCATCCATGCTGAAGTTGGGGTGCCAACCCAATATCAGCAGGCAGCAGATGGCATTCTGCACTACGAAGCCATTAAGTGTGTTCTGGCGGATGCAACACCAGGAACCACAACCAGAGATGGGGGGGGAGTGGGGCAGGGGAGTCGCAGATCGGTCGATCCAAGGGGAAGCAAGCCCCCCCGTTGGGAGTCCCCCAGCCATGCCCTGGAAGTCCGGTTGACCGTTGCCCAGGCCATGGCCATGCTGGGTAACCTGGGTTTTTCTCCACGCCAGGTGGAAGATATTCTGTATATGCCAGCCGAAGCTGGACATAAGTCTTGGTGGCATACCCTCGATGCAGCCGGTGATTTGACGGTGCCCTTCCTGCGTATTCTCCGCACAGTGCGCTACGCTGATGGGACGTTTACCTTCCAGTACAAGGATTATTTTGATCAGGAACAACCCGTCTGCTTCAAAAGTCAGCAGCAGAAAGTCCTGATTGAAATTAAGCCAGAAACAGAGAATTTCTCTGAAACCCTGAGGCGAGTCAATTTATATCGATCGACCCTGGGAATCACCCAGACTATTTTGGTGTGCAACACCATTTCGGAAATGGAAGCCCAGGGTTTCATCAGCCAGGGGATCAGTATCTATTCAGCCATGGATCTGGTGTTACCCACCCGGGCCAACTGTCTACTCTGTGCCCGTCACGACTGTGTGATGAATGGGCGGGAAGACTCTCCTGTAGTCATGTGCTACGGCTTTCTCATGGATGCTGAACAGGTTTAGGGGGCCATTCACCCAAGGGTTCTTGCGGCTGACGATGGGCCTCTGGTGGTTGGCTTCTGGGCGGAGCAACTGGCTGGTGCAAAATCAAGCGCGTGCCGATAGGGTCAGTTCCATAGATCTCGCGACCATGGGGAGCCGTCATAATCTCCGAGGTAGGCGGAAACCCCAGAGCAGTGAGATGGACGATCGCAGCGTCCAGGTCAGCAACTTCCAGACAAAGACTGACTCCAGTCTGAACCCGATGCTGAAACTCAGCCTCATGGTCCTGCCTGGGCTTAAAGATGCCTAAGCGTAACCCTGGCAGGTTAAATTCAGCATAGCGATCGGGCTGGTAGTGTATTGGTTGCTGATGGAAAAGCTGGCTGTAGAAGTGAACCAGGCACTCCACCTCAGGCGTTGCCAGCGTAACCAGGGCAGCGGTCAATTGCAGCGCCATCCGAATAAACCGCCCCTAACGATTAACCGCCTTTCGCAGGAGAACGACTTCCTGACTATCCACCAAGATGACCGTTAGGCCTCTTTCTTTCAGAGCTTTTACAGTCGCATCGGCAGTGCCTCGATTGGGGGTGTAATTTGCCAGCAGATAGGGTCGGCGCTGGTAAGAGGCTAGCCCAACATCTCGACCAATGACCTTGCGCACCTGCTCAACTACGTCTGGTTTGTTGAAATACTTTACCAGCACGGCATAACCTGATCCCAGCACCTGAGGATTATAGGCCACTCTGGGGGAGGACGGGGAGGGATTGCGTGGGGGGGTGGTTTGCGAAGGGGTTGGGTTGGTATTTTGGGGGGCGGTTGCCGTTGCTGCTGTTGAACGAACAATGTAGGTTGGTAACCCCCCCGTCTCACTCATATAGCGAGCCAGGGAATTCGCAGCTTCCAGGCTATTCAGGCCGCTGATCCGGGTCACAATATCTTCCTGATAGCTACAAATAGTTGCTGTGGTATTGGCTGGCAAGTTACGGAGGACCTGAGCCTGACTTTGAGAATTATCGCTGATGACCAGGACCAGATATTCCCCAGCCCGGGGAGGCTGGCAGATGGGATAGGCATCCTGGGCGATCGCGGAACCTACGGGCGAACCCAGACTAACCGCAACCAACAGGGCTGTTCTCAGCAACATGGAACCTCCTTGATAACAAGCCGAAAGAACCTCAGATCGGTATTTCAAAGTGCTGGAGCCAGGGAAGCTAGGGGATCTGAGATTGTGGATGAGGGAGCCTGAAATTCTCCTGTCAGGACGTACTCTAATCGAAGCTGCAACCAGGTGATGAACTGGGGATTGGTGGAGACGATCGCTGCGGCGGGCTGGGGGCAGCGAGCCTTGGTCTCAGCCATCTCAGGGGCTTCCAGGAACGCAGGCTGCTTAATCAACCAGAAGTCGATTTCCTTCTCTTGTTCCTGATAATTGCGAACCCGTTCCCGGAGCACCTCATCCAGGGGCTCTTCCTCCAGCAAAAAATGCTGGCTGGCCAATACATAGTAGTAAGTCTGCATAAACGATTCTGAGTACTTGAACTGGAAAGGACAAATTTAATTTTGACTCATTATTTATACCGCATAATACCTGCACAAAGCATGGGTCCAGCGATCGCCTGCTTCATCTCCCGAACCGCCCGCTCCATTCCCACCAGCACCGCTCGACTGACGATCGTGTGACCAATATTGAGTTCTTCCATACCCTCCAGACAGGCTACTGGATACACATTCCAGTAGGTCAACCCATGACCAGCATTCACCCGCAATCCTACTCCGATCGCCGCCGCACATCCCGCCGCCAACACAGCCAGCTCTCGATTGCGAGTGGCCTCATCCGTAGCCTCAGCGTACCGGCCAGTATGCAGCTCGATGAACTTTGCCTGAGTCGCAGCAGCAGCAGCAATTTGTTGGGAATCAGCATCAATGAACAGACTGACAGGAATCCCTGCTTCCTGAAGTTGGGCAACGACTTGAGTCAGGTGTGCTTCCTGACCCGCCACATCCAGCCCCCCTTCGGTGGTGACTTCCTCTCGCCGCTCTGGGACCAGGGTAATATAATCTGGTTTGAGATCCAAGGCGATCGCAACCATTTCCTTGGTGGCGGCCATCTCTAGGTTCAAATGGGTGCGAACAGTTTGCCTCAAGAGACGGACATCCCGTTCCTGAATATGCCGTCGATCTTCCCGCAGGTGGACGGTAATCCCATCGGCCCCGCCCAACTCTGCCAGAACAGCAGCGGCTACCGGATCGGGTTCAACTGTACGCCGAGCCTGCCGAACTGTAGCAATATGATCAATATTTACACCAAGGGTGGGCAAGGCCATTGACTCCTAAAATCTACGGTTTAACCGAATTCCAGGAAATTCTACCATTGAGCTTGTCTGTGGATAGTTGCCTAGTGTTTCTATATCCCCATCCTAATGACTACACTGTTGCCTGATCACGAAGTCCAGCGGCTGAAAGTTCTATTTAGCTATGGCATTCTGGATACGCCGCCAGAACCAGCGTTTGACAATCTTGCTATCCTGGCTACCCAGATTTTTGAAGCCCCGATCTCAGGGCTCTGTTTTGTAGATGCCAGTCGCTGCTGGTGCAAAGCCCAGGTCGGTCTTTCCCTCTTTCCCCTCGATCGGGAAGATTGCCTCTGTAATCAAGCGATCCTGCAACCAGAACCTCTGATTTTACCCGATCTCCTCTCAGAGAAGTGGTTTTCAAGCAGTCCCCTGATAACCCATGATCCGCCAATCCGATTTTATGCCAGCGTTCCTCTGATTGACCCGACAGGATTTCCTTTGGGAGCTTTGGTGGTCATGGACTACCTGCCCCGAGAACTCAGCCCCAGATCTTTGGAGGTGCTGCAAGGTTTGGGTCGGCAGGCCATGGTGTTATTGGAAGCCCGACGGCAGTTACTGGTCCTTTCAGAAACGATCGCAGCCAGCCATCCCTCTCTAGGGACTTCGCAGCAGGCTACAGGGGAGTTTCAAGAGACCAGTCTGGCCCGGCAAATCCGGGTTACCCTGGCCCAGGCTAGGCTTCTATCCCTGGAAAAGCAACAGCGGGAGCGTCTGGCCCTACAAAACCTGGCCCTGGAAGCAGCCCGTCAACAGGCTGAGCAGGAATCCCAAATCAAAAGTTCCTTTTTGGCGACCATCAGCCACGAAGTTCGTACTCCCATGAATGCTGTGCTGGGGGTCACTGATTTGTTGGCTGAAACCAATCTTGATCCGGAACAGCGAGATTTTCTGCGTATCATTCGGGCCGGTACCAACAGCCTATTGACCCTCATCAACGACATTCTGGAATTCTCAAAGTTAGAATCTGGGGGGATTAAGCTGGGAACGTCCGCCTTTGACCTCAGGGTCTGCATGGAAGAAGCAGTAGACCTGCTGGCTGTTTCCGCTTATTCTAAGGGGCTGGAAATAGCAGCCGTCCTCCCTGACAACGTTCCCACCCAACTCCTGGGAGATGTCAGTCGCCTGCGCCAGATTCTGATCAACTTGCTCGGCAATGCCGTTAAGTTTACGGATCAAGGGGAGGTCTTGATCCGGGCAGCCTTAATCACAGACACGGAGACAGCAGTAGAAATTCAGTTTTCCGTCGCAGATACCGGGATTGGCATTCCGATTGCAGCCCAATCAAAATTATTTCAGCCTTTCTCCCAGATCAAGAGCAGTACTCCCAGAAAATACGGAGGCACCGGATTGGGGCTGGCCATCTCCAAACAACTGGCTGAACTGATGGGAGGTCGGATCTGGGTTGAAAGTGATGGGGTCCAGGGAACTGAATTTCTCTTTACTCTGACCTTCCAGAAACAATCGACTCCGGTTCAGACAAAATCCCTGGCCCTGACGGAGCAGGCTGGTCTGCAAGGTCTGCGACTCCTGGTGGTAACAGCCCATGTCGCCAGTCGTGAGGTCATTCGGCTGGCTATAGCTGGTCTGGGGATGGCTCTGGATGAAGCAGAGGAACTGGCAACAGGTTTATCTTGGCTGGAGGCTGCGGCTCTGAATGGGCATCCTTACGCGATTGTCATACTGGATTATTTGGCCTTAACTTCCCTGCAGTCAGAAGCAGGCAATTGGAGCCGGTCTACCTCAGTTCTCGCAAGAACGCCTGTGCTGCTGATGCAATCTCCAATTCAGCGGCGAAAATCCGGTGAACCCGGCCTATCGCGACCAGAAATCCCCTTTGCAGGCTACCTGACTAAGCCAATTAAGGCTGCCCACCTATTGGCCTGTATCACCAGGGTCATGACAGGCAGTCA
The genomic region above belongs to Leptolyngbya sp. 'hensonii' and contains:
- a CDS encoding YdiU family protein, whose product is MVFPVSTQTDTTNPFFQLNYEPVLENLGADYYDRVTAAEFPQHLLRFRNDDLLPELGLSPSEVSDTHFIDAFGRFQGNQPCLALRYHGYQFGEYNPYLGDGRGFLYGQVRGRNGELYDFGTKGSGTTPYSRGGDGRLTLKGGVREVLAAEALHRMGVRTSRCLSLIETGQALWRGDEPSPTRSSVMIRFSRSHLRFGTFERLHYLNRADLMRPLLNHVIEQYYPHLQTNPDRYPLFYAELVQRTAELVAQWMAAGFCHAVLNTDNMSITGESFDYGPYAFMNQFNPQFTAAYFDYFGRYSYGNQPSICYWNLEMLQMALSTVIAPADMERGLAQFHDHYQAAYHQQILYKLGFDRLPPGQAKPLLTLTLKFLNDTQASYPTFFSELTQQFSPAWREDPNSMPSRAVCVNTPEQIEFLEQWRKQYRQALLSLPPEEMPQVADRLKRYNPSLVLLRPEIEAVWEAIAQEDNWQPFYDLLQKIRQ
- a CDS encoding class I SAM-dependent methyltransferase, which translates into the protein MGFYSELLFPRLMDWVMAGSGLGKYRQMLLAEVGGEVLEIGFGTGLNLPYYSDQVQRIVTIDPNPGMKALAQKRIQATAIPVESQIRSGENLPLADNRFDCVVSTWTLCSIPNVEQALQEIQRVLKPEGQFFFIEHGLSQDPALQVWQNRLTPLQKVIGDGCHLNRNIRRLVESHLELVCLEEFYADNLPKVSGYMYMGVARKTP
- a CDS encoding VOC family protein, translated to MALQLTAALVTLATPEVECLVHFYSQLFHQQPIHYQPDRYAEFNLPGLRLGIFKPRQDHEAEFQHRVQTGVSLCLEVADLDAAIVHLTALGFPPTSEIMTAPHGREIYGTDPIGTRLILHQPVAPPRSQPPEAHRQPQEPLGEWPPKPVQHP
- a CDS encoding MgPME-cyclase complex family protein: MQTYYYVLASQHFLLEEEPLDEVLRERVRNYQEQEKEIDFWLIKQPAFLEAPEMAETKARCPQPAAAIVSTNPQFITWLQLRLEYVLTGEFQAPSSTISDPLASLAPAL
- a CDS encoding pyridoxine 5'-phosphate synthase, which translates into the protein MALPTLGVNIDHIATVRQARRTVEPDPVAAAVLAELGGADGITVHLREDRRHIQERDVRLLRQTVRTHLNLEMAATKEMVAIALDLKPDYITLVPERREEVTTEGGLDVAGQEAHLTQVVAQLQEAGIPVSLFIDADSQQIAAAAATQAKFIELHTGRYAEATDEATRNRELAVLAAGCAAAIGVGLRVNAGHGLTYWNVYPVACLEGMEELNIGHTIVSRAVLVGMERAVREMKQAIAGPMLCAGIMRYK
- a CDS encoding ATP-binding protein, whose translation is MTTLLPDHEVQRLKVLFSYGILDTPPEPAFDNLAILATQIFEAPISGLCFVDASRCWCKAQVGLSLFPLDREDCLCNQAILQPEPLILPDLLSEKWFSSSPLITHDPPIRFYASVPLIDPTGFPLGALVVMDYLPRELSPRSLEVLQGLGRQAMVLLEARRQLLVLSETIAASHPSLGTSQQATGEFQETSLARQIRVTLAQARLLSLEKQQRERLALQNLALEAARQQAEQESQIKSSFLATISHEVRTPMNAVLGVTDLLAETNLDPEQRDFLRIIRAGTNSLLTLINDILEFSKLESGGIKLGTSAFDLRVCMEEAVDLLAVSAYSKGLEIAAVLPDNVPTQLLGDVSRLRQILINLLGNAVKFTDQGEVLIRAALITDTETAVEIQFSVADTGIGIPIAAQSKLFQPFSQIKSSTPRKYGGTGLGLAISKQLAELMGGRIWVESDGVQGTEFLFTLTFQKQSTPVQTKSLALTEQAGLQGLRLLVVTAHVASREVIRLAIAGLGMALDEAEELATGLSWLEAAALNGHPYAIVILDYLALTSLQSEAGNWSRSTSVLARTPVLLMQSPIQRRKSGEPGLSRPEIPFAGYLTKPIKAAHLLACITRVMTGSHDGVVDCDRTPRPAPIAIELDSPLSGTLTQSATPPAGGPKILVVEDAPVNRMVVQQQLRSLGYTADLAVHGQEALNLMAQTDYDLVLMDCQMPVLDGYETVCILRQQERPGRHTIVIAMTANALMGDREKCLGAGMDDYLSKPLSREDLATKLQQWLTSPPAQDPPPSQTSGAVHTEAEGSAPELAPPPAVNWPHLQTISEGDEAFALELLTLFLQDHWPYLDLLRLAMARQDYPEIKRLAHRFKGASANLGASVIQDLVADIEQRIVNNRTEKVPDLLMKLEELMSQIRDFLAAKNSILGA